A single genomic interval of Paracoccus liaowanqingii harbors:
- a CDS encoding IS5 family transposase, whose translation MTKPEPASYRTTNWKSYKDALKQHGSLLIWLDKDMAWMAIREGRPGHPPVFSDAAVYFCLMVKVLFGLPLRQMTGMVTSILAMARLDWPLPDFSTHEPKAENPAVQIPHRCGQNPLNLLVDSTGIKFLGDGGKHGTHRRHQYRKVHMAMDTATGDIRAVEFTSSREGDSPVLPDLLHPIPPDEQIGTVTGDGAFDIRRRHTAIVDRVGTFVIPIRRNGRLRKEDCAAARARNDILRASKCFGRANWKHWFGYHVRSRIEAKMRCLKSFGERIASRDPDRQGAEVHIRVALMNRFNALGTAEIRRVA comes from the coding sequence ATGACGAAGCCCGAGCCTGCCAGCTACCGTACAACGAACTGGAAGTCCTACAAGGACGCCCTGAAGCAGCACGGGTCGCTTCTGATTTGGCTGGACAAGGACATGGCCTGGATGGCGATCAGGGAGGGGCGACCTGGCCACCCGCCCGTGTTCTCCGACGCTGCGGTCTACTTCTGCCTGATGGTGAAGGTGCTCTTTGGCCTGCCACTTCGGCAAATGACCGGCATGGTGACCAGCATCCTGGCAATGGCTAGGCTCGACTGGCCATTGCCGGATTTCTCCACCCATGAGCCAAAGGCAGAAAACCCTGCTGTGCAGATCCCCCACCGCTGCGGACAAAATCCTTTGAACCTACTGGTTGACAGCACCGGGATCAAGTTCTTGGGCGACGGAGGCAAGCACGGCACCCACCGCAGGCACCAGTATCGCAAGGTCCACATGGCCATGGATACTGCCACCGGCGACATTCGGGCGGTGGAATTCACCTCAAGCCGTGAGGGTGACAGCCCTGTGCTGCCTGACCTGCTGCATCCGATCCCGCCCGATGAACAGATCGGCACCGTGACCGGCGACGGTGCTTTCGACATCCGGCGTCGCCACACCGCAATCGTGGATCGCGTCGGCACGTTCGTCATACCCATACGCAGGAACGGGCGCCTCAGGAAGGAGGACTGCGCTGCCGCCCGTGCCCGCAACGACATCCTGCGTGCGAGCAAATGCTTCGGGCGAGCCAACTGGAAGCACTGGTTCGGATATCACGTCCGAAGTCGGATCGAAGCGAAGATGCGCTGCCTCAAATCCTTCGGCGAGCGCATCGCTTCGCGAGACCCAGACAGGCAAGGCGCTGAGGTCCACATCCGCGTCGCACTCATGAACCGCTTCAACGCACTCGGCACCGCCGAGATTAGGCGCGTGGCATGA
- a CDS encoding glycosyltransferase 61 family protein, with protein sequence MVAHNMVRNPRRRQALDAHISDYYWHRRMINGFAIKTILAEVEKPKQKKTYLTTRGNAILNGASGTRARNDLGKTFEFSEERIDYFRKTYCDLVDPSSIKLYASPTKKFWIESKNYHNFFHFLTESFHLAFSSSLAQMNVQEIKFISKSKRVGDFVKKWVEECQEIIGDDVKIETLISPDLDNATSILLPMSCEHLLYQFLGDHHELIEAARPAGKTWTGYDGIPHPVKILQFNSYDESLEHFRCKVIDLAQRKVSKTWADKIYAIRSKSLLRSRTMKGEEALIEELTKQGFEVVCFEGISPLEQVKCISGADCVVMQHGAGMTNMLFAKSTAHVFELGTFQTGFARWRDFIRISQVSGCHYHHIFLDMEYPNENTDPVFATDGLIAPVISEEDVERLVLLIRSEMKDKRPGVLTGLLRHCEFFMDRGAYKHAYRLLDANASFFESTADYWNQRGMLAEACQHKEQALDAFEKAQSIRVCGDSQCGTDILAPSFAHERTVV encoded by the coding sequence GTGGTAGCCCACAACATGGTGAGAAATCCACGGCGTCGTCAGGCGTTAGATGCTCACATTTCAGACTATTATTGGCATCGGCGGATGATCAACGGCTTCGCGATAAAAACGATCTTGGCTGAAGTCGAGAAGCCTAAGCAGAAAAAAACTTATCTCACGACGCGGGGCAACGCGATCCTGAATGGCGCATCAGGAACTCGTGCAAGAAACGACCTGGGAAAGACTTTCGAATTCTCGGAAGAACGCATTGACTACTTCCGCAAGACTTACTGCGATTTAGTTGATCCTTCATCGATAAAACTCTATGCATCACCTACAAAAAAATTCTGGATAGAATCCAAAAACTACCACAATTTTTTCCACTTCTTGACTGAAAGCTTTCATTTAGCGTTCTCATCCTCGCTGGCGCAGATGAATGTTCAGGAGATTAAGTTTATCTCCAAATCAAAGCGGGTAGGTGATTTTGTCAAGAAGTGGGTTGAAGAATGCCAGGAGATCATTGGCGACGACGTCAAGATTGAAACCCTCATAAGCCCTGATCTCGACAACGCTACTTCCATCTTGTTACCAATGTCATGCGAACACCTCCTCTATCAGTTTTTAGGTGATCATCACGAGCTAATCGAAGCTGCTCGACCGGCTGGTAAAACTTGGACCGGTTATGACGGGATTCCTCATCCGGTAAAGATACTTCAATTTAACTCCTATGATGAAAGCCTTGAGCACTTCCGTTGTAAAGTCATTGATCTTGCGCAGCGCAAAGTTTCTAAGACATGGGCTGATAAGATATACGCGATCCGTTCGAAAAGCCTTTTACGCAGCAGAACTATGAAAGGCGAGGAAGCGCTTATCGAAGAATTAACTAAGCAAGGCTTCGAGGTCGTCTGCTTTGAAGGGATTTCGCCTCTAGAACAGGTGAAATGCATAAGCGGCGCTGACTGTGTAGTTATGCAACATGGGGCAGGTATGACTAACATGCTCTTTGCTAAGTCCACTGCGCACGTTTTTGAGCTCGGCACCTTTCAAACGGGCTTTGCACGATGGAGAGACTTTATCCGGATCTCCCAAGTTTCAGGATGCCACTATCACCACATTTTTCTAGACATGGAATACCCAAATGAAAACACCGACCCGGTTTTCGCAACGGACGGACTAATCGCACCTGTGATTTCCGAAGAAGATGTCGAGCGCCTCGTCTTGTTAATCCGCTCAGAGATGAAAGATAAGAGGCCTGGCGTGCTCACAGGTCTCCTTCGCCACTGCGAGTTCTTCATGGACCGCGGCGCCTACAAACACGCATATAGGCTACTAGATGCAAATGCCTCATTCTTCGAATCGACCGCCGATTACTGGAACCAGAGAGGTATGCTGGCCGAGGCCTGTCAGCATAAAGAACAAGCTCTAGATGCGTTCGAAAAGGCTCAGAGCATTAGGGTCTGTGGGGATTCACAATGCGGCACCGATATCCTCGCCCCCAGCTTCGCCCATGAACGCACCGTCGTCTAA
- a CDS encoding outer membrane protein → MKKIVSTAVLSLIAMPAFAGGLTVLQPESSAAYGAAASSAPLARNWSGFYAGAQIGYGTLGASVDLENIPGVDWAPKASLTDGDFAYGLHAGYNAQRGRFVYGAEFAVSSGNSRLGGSYEGVEGGAEMDRTSRIVGRVGYDLGDALVYATSGLARAKVSTFGLAGDESYTFDGYVLGVGIDFRVTDNVLLGAEYVHEQFTDFRDAYGFDGKFSTASLKLSYQF, encoded by the coding sequence ATGAAGAAGATCGTTTCCACTGCGGTTCTTTCGCTCATTGCCATGCCGGCATTCGCTGGCGGTCTCACGGTCCTACAACCAGAGTCGTCTGCCGCCTATGGGGCTGCGGCTTCATCTGCTCCCCTCGCCCGCAACTGGTCCGGCTTTTATGCTGGCGCGCAAATTGGTTATGGAACTCTCGGTGCCAGCGTTGATCTGGAGAATATTCCAGGGGTTGATTGGGCTCCCAAAGCAAGCCTGACCGACGGTGATTTTGCTTACGGTCTGCACGCGGGCTACAACGCTCAAAGAGGTCGTTTCGTATACGGTGCTGAGTTTGCAGTGTCGTCGGGCAACAGCCGATTGGGCGGTAGCTATGAAGGTGTGGAGGGCGGTGCTGAAATGGACCGTACTTCGCGCATTGTCGGTAGGGTAGGTTATGATCTCGGCGATGCACTAGTGTATGCGACCTCTGGTTTGGCCCGCGCTAAAGTCAGCACCTTTGGTCTTGCAGGAGATGAGTCATACACCTTTGACGGCTACGTCCTTGGCGTCGGAATTGACTTCCGCGTGACGGACAATGTTCTCTTGGGCGCTGAGTACGTACATGAGCAGTTTACAGATTTCCGTGACGCTTACGGATTTGATGGTAAATTTTCAACCGCCAGCCTTAAGTTGTCCTATCAGTTCTGA
- a CDS encoding HupA family protein, with product MMKFFACGIAVSMLGACGGGGGGGFALPGGGGGTPGSYNALAVRGAPILQELKNIEYTTNAQMPTDGTATYRGVAAYGDGNVLSSAQLQANFDNSTMTGRLHNFHAEDGTGVSGDIAIRNGEIRDTGYSAELAGNITTESERAIVSGTVNGDFSGRNAQIVDGVIAAQLQAPSGVDFIGGEMVLKR from the coding sequence GTGATGAAATTTTTTGCCTGCGGCATAGCGGTCTCTATGCTCGGCGCCTGCGGTGGCGGTGGCGGTGGTGGCTTCGCCCTGCCTGGCGGCGGCGGTGGCACGCCCGGCTCTTACAACGCCCTCGCCGTCCGGGGGGCGCCTATCCTGCAAGAGTTAAAAAACATTGAATATACGACAAATGCACAGATGCCGACCGACGGCACTGCAACTTACAGGGGTGTTGCCGCCTACGGAGATGGAAATGTTCTATCGTCTGCTCAGTTGCAAGCTAACTTCGATAATTCCACTATGACAGGACGTTTACACAACTTTCATGCGGAAGACGGAACGGGTGTAAGTGGTGATATCGCGATCCGCAACGGCGAGATTCGCGACACGGGCTACAGTGCCGAACTCGCCGGAAACATCACCACTGAAAGTGAACGGGCGATAGTTTCGGGCACTGTCAACGGGGATTTCTCTGGCCGAAATGCACAGATCGTTGATGGCGTGATTGCTGCTCAGCTTCAGGCTCCAAGCGGCGTAGATTTTATCGGCGGTGAGATGGTTTTGAAACGTTGA
- a CDS encoding glycosyltransferase family 61 protein: MKSRELDQLRSSSGHGLETDFRLLDDYKKIRRTPPKFLNNFSPSVMGSHGLSKIMAAERNVHKRTLETFQECRLLGEDFIIKDGEIFNRYFATGFARTKSSAENFQSGKSRKLKIHPAEERGKYTIERLYYYSSVDLDFRVFLGTSDEPVNYGMWLFIVIPAVHEFLENRHLYDKFMCHCSRPWQRKILRGLGIPDADLIEHDLEKIYRCASLTLHRASHRDLYLRDSYFPAIRWVAEKFKNQGSASERIFVSRLSRTKNGAYRGLLNEEIFIDEIKKLDFRIVEPELLSFVEQVNLFARASTIVGLGGAGMFNTVFCKEGTKVLDIESGLKFLDSHCNMFSSCKLDYAVLLGEEDPEDPRLVQKRWKIDIKESMLAIESFVKDRMSHPT; the protein is encoded by the coding sequence GTGAAGTCTAGAGAATTAGACCAGCTCCGGTCTTCGAGCGGCCATGGATTGGAAACTGATTTCCGCCTTCTCGACGACTACAAGAAGATAAGACGAACCCCACCCAAATTCTTGAATAATTTTTCTCCCTCTGTAATGGGCAGCCATGGTCTTTCGAAGATCATGGCCGCTGAACGGAACGTCCACAAACGAACCTTGGAGACATTCCAGGAGTGCAGGCTTCTTGGCGAAGACTTCATCATAAAGGATGGAGAAATTTTTAACAGATACTTTGCGACTGGATTCGCAAGGACCAAATCCAGCGCCGAAAATTTCCAGTCGGGAAAATCTCGAAAACTAAAAATACATCCTGCCGAAGAAAGAGGAAAGTACACTATCGAACGCCTGTATTATTACTCTTCGGTGGATCTGGACTTTCGGGTCTTTCTTGGAACCTCCGATGAGCCGGTCAACTACGGAATGTGGTTGTTCATCGTCATCCCTGCGGTCCATGAGTTTCTGGAAAACAGGCATCTTTATGATAAGTTCATGTGTCATTGTTCTAGGCCTTGGCAAAGAAAAATTCTTCGCGGTCTCGGCATTCCGGACGCCGATCTGATCGAGCACGACCTGGAGAAAATTTACAGATGCGCATCCCTGACCCTTCACCGGGCCTCGCACCGTGATTTGTACCTGAGGGACAGCTATTTCCCTGCAATCAGGTGGGTAGCAGAGAAATTCAAGAATCAGGGAAGTGCTTCCGAAAGAATATTCGTTTCTCGCCTGTCCAGAACAAAGAATGGCGCCTACAGGGGTCTTTTAAACGAGGAAATTTTCATTGATGAAATCAAAAAGCTAGATTTCCGAATTGTCGAGCCGGAACTTCTTTCGTTTGTAGAGCAGGTAAACTTGTTTGCTCGCGCTTCTACCATCGTTGGATTGGGTGGGGCGGGAATGTTCAATACGGTTTTTTGCAAAGAGGGAACCAAGGTACTGGACATTGAAAGTGGCCTGAAATTTCTGGATTCCCATTGCAACATGTTCTCATCCTGCAAGCTTGATTACGCGGTTCTCTTGGGAGAGGAAGATCCTGAAGATCCAAGACTAGTGCAAAAACGCTGGAAAATAGATATAAAGGAATCAATGCTGGCAATCGAGAGTTTCGTGAAAGACCGCATGTCGCATCCTACATAA
- a CDS encoding surface lipoprotein assembly modifier, protein MTSLYVTRAWQDRDASSGLFINPRKDDRWSLTGRIRHRDLTLRGLAPTLELTYEVLGSSIPLYEYRNIGVAFGLSRDF, encoded by the coding sequence ATTACGTCTCTGTACGTGACCCGGGCCTGGCAGGATCGCGATGCGAGCTCCGGTCTGTTCATAAATCCACGCAAGGACGATCGCTGGTCCCTCACAGGTCGCATCCGGCACCGGGATTTGACCTTGCGGGGCTTAGCGCCGACGCTGGAGCTGACTTACGAAGTACTGGGTTCAAGCATCCCGCTATACGAGTACAGGAACATAGGCGTTGCGTTCGGCCTGTCACGCGACTTCTAA
- a CDS encoding acetylxylan esterase produces MVFSPHRWLTLTNYPFDGSVLWLADETQTYFVEVCDDAMEKIREAIRRVSARRVVLLGSSKGGYGAMMCGAILARTSDVIVRCLTFSPQTRVYPRNDNLSFPSYKRLLKRLTTDENLRRTMERLGNVRGIAFEGNIKTNLIYCAGNATDHVEAISLAGETVSLMEMPFSFHASIVPFTLDQGNAKETVRKIAKLYDHADEDGQFSLPPDAAELFRQITENRFPSLRQIIYSL; encoded by the coding sequence GTGGTCTTCTCGCCGCATCGCTGGTTGACGCTGACGAACTATCCTTTTGATGGTAGCGTGCTCTGGCTTGCCGACGAAACGCAGACCTATTTTGTCGAAGTCTGTGACGACGCCATGGAGAAAATAAGGGAAGCTATCAGGCGCGTCTCGGCTAGGCGCGTCGTGCTTTTGGGCAGCAGCAAGGGCGGTTACGGCGCGATGATGTGCGGCGCCATTTTGGCAAGAACGTCGGACGTGATCGTTCGGTGCCTCACTTTCAGTCCGCAAACACGGGTCTATCCAAGAAACGACAACCTTTCCTTTCCATCGTACAAGCGATTACTCAAAAGATTGACGACCGACGAGAATTTGCGTCGTACGATGGAAAGACTTGGAAATGTGAGAGGGATCGCTTTTGAAGGAAATATTAAAACGAACCTCATCTATTGTGCCGGCAATGCCACAGATCACGTCGAGGCGATCTCCTTAGCAGGAGAGACAGTCTCGCTGATGGAAATGCCGTTCTCCTTTCACGCCAGCATAGTCCCGTTCACGCTTGATCAAGGCAATGCGAAAGAAACGGTCCGTAAAATCGCAAAACTTTACGATCACGCCGACGAAGATGGCCAATTTTCTCTTCCGCCCGATGCCGCCGAACTGTTCCGCCAAATTACAGAAAACCGCTTTCCTAGTTTGCGACAAATTATTTATTCGCTTTGA
- a CDS encoding glycosyltransferase family 29 protein, giving the protein MLKFLTLSRQAEPVQSSENESKNQTLGISPLDVASVDALSELQNAKYKDISKLTFSGIARLLERAEAKIVNLSVENGTVLARLECAGSIVNVTFSEHIAHEVARSVVSGPTQDLFETVRDDLWQIRTQNGRWPFVLIPLNAALWKIAGLGEEVVFDVRERDFHFGEKEDRFSYERGQLGRLFGVLDEVTRADYAQAVALQIEPSQGAVMGWIRNEWKSFGTTLQVRDEIKRLISKKMPFRPNQLLIMAAFFCDAGEYGYALTLLKMANSASTGIWGRLRIPALTRLLVREGHIKWKWAEAEAELVDFITGQEGHFSRHLRENRDSFAIVGNGPRQVGLGTGSVIDKAKIVIRLNTGRPNANFAGDYGWKQNVWVKNQQNYDVKRTDKTPGLEHVIISGSNALYRTPNSGFYLRDLVEAHGSITLLPEEFLRQTIARTKRNPSSGIVMLTWLDFLAGGLQDQKNVFGFSLNDQKVRQTTHYFRDQPIASHHTHNWDIEREYFDEIVSPARDR; this is encoded by the coding sequence ATGTTAAAATTCCTCACGCTGTCCAGGCAGGCAGAACCCGTTCAATCATCTGAAAATGAAAGTAAAAATCAAACTCTGGGCATCTCACCCTTGGACGTTGCGTCCGTGGATGCATTATCAGAATTACAAAACGCAAAATATAAAGACATAAGCAAATTAACATTTTCCGGGATTGCGCGGCTGCTTGAGAGGGCTGAGGCAAAGATTGTCAATCTATCCGTTGAAAACGGAACAGTCCTCGCTCGACTCGAATGCGCCGGAAGTATCGTCAACGTCACCTTTTCGGAGCATATTGCACATGAAGTCGCTCGTTCGGTCGTAAGTGGTCCTACTCAGGACCTGTTCGAAACCGTTCGCGACGATCTGTGGCAAATCCGTACCCAGAATGGCCGCTGGCCATTTGTCTTGATCCCCTTAAACGCTGCCCTGTGGAAGATAGCTGGCTTGGGCGAAGAGGTCGTCTTTGACGTCAGGGAACGTGACTTCCATTTCGGCGAAAAGGAGGACCGTTTCTCTTACGAGCGCGGCCAACTCGGGCGACTGTTCGGGGTGCTCGACGAGGTGACGAGAGCGGATTACGCTCAAGCCGTCGCTTTACAGATCGAACCATCTCAAGGTGCTGTCATGGGATGGATCAGGAACGAATGGAAATCGTTCGGAACCACTCTTCAGGTCCGCGATGAAATCAAGCGGCTGATTTCTAAGAAAATGCCTTTCAGGCCCAACCAACTGTTGATCATGGCAGCGTTTTTTTGCGATGCAGGCGAGTACGGCTATGCCCTGACGTTGCTCAAGATGGCCAATTCGGCGTCGACAGGGATCTGGGGGCGGCTGCGCATTCCTGCCCTGACAAGGCTGCTCGTGCGGGAAGGGCACATAAAATGGAAGTGGGCAGAAGCGGAGGCTGAGCTCGTCGATTTTATCACGGGGCAGGAGGGCCATTTCTCGCGCCATCTCCGTGAAAACCGTGACAGCTTTGCGATCGTTGGCAACGGTCCGCGGCAGGTCGGCCTCGGAACTGGAAGCGTTATCGACAAGGCAAAGATCGTTATCCGCCTCAACACGGGTCGGCCAAATGCAAATTTTGCGGGTGACTACGGCTGGAAACAGAATGTCTGGGTAAAAAATCAGCAAAACTATGATGTGAAGCGGACCGACAAAACTCCTGGGCTGGAACACGTGATCATCAGTGGCTCCAACGCGCTCTACCGAACGCCCAACAGCGGTTTTTACCTGCGCGATTTGGTGGAGGCTCATGGAAGCATCACTCTCCTTCCCGAGGAGTTCCTGCGTCAGACCATTGCGCGCACTAAGCGCAACCCCTCTTCGGGCATCGTGATGCTGACTTGGCTCGATTTTCTCGCGGGAGGCTTGCAGGATCAAAAAAACGTTTTTGGCTTCTCTTTGAACGATCAGAAGGTGCGGCAGACGACCCATTATTTCCGGGACCAGCCAATCGCGAGCCACCATACCCACAATTGGGACATCGAACGCGAATACTTCGACGAGATCGTCAGTCCAGCGCGAGATCGGTAG
- a CDS encoding acylneuraminate cytidylyltransferase family protein, which translates to METTAVIVARGGSKRLPGKNLLDINGETLISRKIRQLLAVSNIDRVVVGSDDADILAVGEASGAEAIQRPDFFCDEAQATANQMIGNMCELIDTDVVVWAHCTNPLLSTGTYERAVNAYVEAGAAGYDSLLSVFALREHLWDASKKPFNYNPYGPVHPPASSLPPLYAQDGGIFIQPHKQMLANRYFFGAVPFLFEIPTDELMDINNPHDFVLAKAYIEKTEGAKP; encoded by the coding sequence TTGGAAACAACAGCAGTTATCGTGGCCCGTGGCGGTAGCAAGAGGTTGCCTGGCAAAAATCTCTTGGATATCAATGGCGAAACACTGATTTCAAGAAAAATACGACAGTTGCTGGCTGTCTCTAACATTGACCGGGTTGTCGTCGGCTCCGATGACGCCGACATCCTGGCCGTCGGCGAAGCCTCTGGTGCAGAAGCAATCCAGCGGCCGGACTTCTTCTGTGACGAAGCGCAAGCCACCGCTAACCAAATGATCGGCAACATGTGCGAACTCATCGATACGGACGTCGTAGTCTGGGCTCATTGCACGAACCCTCTGCTATCCACTGGCACCTACGAGCGGGCGGTCAATGCTTATGTCGAGGCCGGTGCAGCGGGGTACGACTCCTTGCTCAGCGTGTTTGCTCTTCGCGAGCATTTGTGGGACGCATCGAAGAAACCCTTCAACTACAATCCCTACGGGCCTGTACACCCGCCCGCTTCCAGCCTACCTCCTCTCTACGCGCAAGACGGGGGCATCTTTATCCAACCTCACAAGCAAATGCTAGCGAATAGGTATTTTTTCGGCGCCGTTCCTTTCTTGTTCGAAATTCCAACTGATGAACTGATGGATATCAACAATCCCCATGATTTTGTTCTTGCAAAAGCATATATAGAAAAGACGGAGGGGGCGAAACCTTAG
- a CDS encoding CatB-related O-acetyltransferase encodes MSIFSAEELSSAFNLDNPEMIKAGFIKGDRGTWMITGNIICGRHTAINSYFNARGNIRIGKYCAIGRFVSIHSGNHRTDLPNQQVNFNKRFGFVSAFVRSRVEIGHNVWIGDKANILAGVTVGHGSVIAAGATVVSDVPPFAIVGGVPAKIIRYRFMPNIIKQSLEIRWWDWTDERIKRNKIFFETSLDENSECDLHSLVKE; translated from the coding sequence GTGAGCATATTTTCAGCAGAAGAGCTATCTAGTGCATTTAACTTAGATAATCCTGAAATGATTAAGGCTGGCTTTATTAAAGGTGATCGAGGCACGTGGATGATCACTGGAAATATTATTTGCGGCAGACATACGGCCATCAATAGTTATTTTAATGCTAGAGGAAATATTAGAATAGGTAAATATTGTGCCATTGGGAGATTTGTATCAATTCATTCAGGAAATCATCGTACTGACCTGCCCAATCAACAAGTAAATTTTAATAAAAGATTTGGGTTTGTTTCTGCATTTGTCAGAAGCCGCGTTGAAATAGGACATAATGTTTGGATCGGCGACAAGGCAAATATTCTTGCAGGTGTAACAGTCGGTCACGGTTCAGTAATTGCAGCTGGCGCAACGGTAGTTTCAGATGTTCCGCCGTTCGCTATCGTCGGAGGGGTTCCCGCAAAAATAATCAGGTATCGATTTATGCCCAACATAATTAAGCAAAGCCTCGAGATAAGATGGTGGGACTGGACGGACGAACGAATTAAAAGAAATAAGATATTCTTTGAAACATCTCTTGATGAAAATTCTGAGTGTGATTTACACTCCTTGGTTAAAGAATGA
- the phoB gene encoding phosphate regulon transcriptional regulator PhoB, producing the protein MARQAPCVLVVEDEGAQREVLHYNLEAEGFDVVMADNGEDALLLVAEEQPDLIVLDWMLPKVSGIEVCRQVKADPSTRNIPIIMLSARSEEVDRVRGLETGADDYVVKPYSVVELLARLRTQLRRTRPATMGERLSFADIILDAAEHRVFRAGQSLHLGPTEFRLLSTLMEKPGRVWTREQLLDRVWGRDIYVDTRTIDVHVGRLRKALMKNGGEDPLRTVRGVGYALG; encoded by the coding sequence ATGGCACGGCAAGCTCCCTGCGTTCTGGTAGTCGAGGATGAGGGCGCGCAGCGCGAGGTCCTACACTACAATCTCGAGGCCGAGGGCTTTGACGTGGTGATGGCCGACAATGGCGAGGATGCGCTGCTGCTGGTGGCTGAGGAACAGCCCGACCTGATCGTGCTGGACTGGATGCTGCCCAAAGTCTCGGGGATCGAGGTCTGCCGTCAGGTCAAGGCGGATCCCTCGACCCGCAACATCCCCATCATCATGCTGTCGGCACGCTCGGAAGAGGTCGACCGCGTGCGGGGGCTGGAAACGGGCGCCGACGATTACGTCGTGAAACCCTATTCGGTGGTGGAACTGCTGGCACGGCTGCGCACCCAGCTGCGCCGCACCCGCCCCGCCACCATGGGCGAGCGGCTGTCCTTCGCCGACATCATCCTGGACGCGGCCGAGCATCGCGTCTTCCGCGCCGGCCAGTCGCTGCATCTGGGCCCGACCGAGTTCCGGCTGCTGTCCACGCTGATGGAAAAGCCCGGCCGCGTCTGGACGCGCGAGCAGCTTCTGGACCGGGTCTGGGGCCGCGACATCTATGTCGACACCCGCACCATCGACGTGCATGTGGGCAGGTTGCGCAAGGCGCTGATGAAGAACGGCGGCGAGGATCCGCTGCGCACCGTCCGCGGTGTCGGATATGCCTTGGGGTAA
- the phoU gene encoding phosphate signaling complex protein PhoU yields MNRDKHISSAFDRDLETIQAMVVKMGGMVEAAITDASTALDTRDEDLADDVRRRDKAIDLMEAQINEDAARLIALRAPTATDLRMVLAVIKISASLERVGDYAKNMAKRTEVLSQMPQIEGAGIALRRMSQAVNKMLQDALDSYIRRDADLARDVRQRDLEVDQMYNALFREFLTHMMEDPRNITPCMHLHFIAKNVERMGDHATSIAEQVIYLVTGELPDEARPKSNSVPVTTSLGGM; encoded by the coding sequence ATGAACCGCGACAAGCATATCTCCTCGGCCTTCGACCGCGACCTGGAGACGATCCAGGCGATGGTGGTCAAGATGGGCGGCATGGTCGAGGCCGCGATCACCGACGCCTCGACCGCGCTGGACACGCGCGACGAGGATCTGGCCGACGATGTGCGCCGCCGCGACAAGGCCATCGACCTGATGGAGGCCCAGATTAACGAGGATGCCGCGCGCCTGATCGCGCTGCGTGCGCCCACCGCGACCGACCTGCGGATGGTGCTGGCCGTCATCAAAATCTCGGCCTCGCTGGAGCGGGTGGGCGATTATGCCAAGAACATGGCCAAGCGCACCGAGGTCCTGTCGCAGATGCCGCAGATCGAGGGGGCGGGCATCGCACTGCGCCGGATGAGCCAGGCGGTCAACAAGATGCTGCAGGACGCGCTGGACAGCTATATCCGCCGCGACGCCGATCTGGCCCGTGACGTGCGCCAGCGCGACCTCGAAGTCGACCAGATGTACAACGCGCTGTTCCGCGAGTTCTTGACCCACATGATGGAGGACCCGCGCAACATCACCCCCTGCATGCACCTGCATTTCATCGCCAAGAACGTCGAGCGCATGGGCGACCACGCGACCTCGATCGCGGAACAGGTCATTTATCTGGTCACCGGCGAGCTGCCCGACGAGGCCCGCCCCAAGAGCAACAGTGTGCCGGTGACCACTTCTCTCGGAGGGATGTGA